GATGCGGCACTGGCACTCCACGCCCTTCGAGATGTGCGAGATCAAGTTCCATGTGAAGCTGCCGATCTTCGTGGCGCGGCAGTGGATCCGCCACCGCATGGCGAATGTGAACGAATACTCGGCCCGCTATTCCATCATGGACCGGGAATTCTACATCCCCGCGCCCGAGCAGCTGGCCGCCCAGTCCAGCAGCAACCGCCAGGGGCGGGGCGAGGTGCTGGAGGGCGATGAGGCGGCGCGTGTGCTGCACCTGCTGCGCCAGGATGCCGGCACCGCCTATGACCATTATGCCGAGATGCTGAACGAGGACGAGGCCGGTGCCCCGCTCGACCCGGCCCGCCAGGGACTGGCGCGTGAGCTGGCGCGGATGAACCTGACGCTCAACACCTATACGCAGTGGTACTGGAAGATCGACCTCCACAACCTCATGCATTTCCTGCGCCTGCGGGCCGATGCCCACGCGCAGTATGAGATCCGTGTCTATGCGGAGGCCATGCTGAAGGTGCTGGAGGCCTGGGTGCCGGCGGTGGCCGAGGCCTTCCGCGACTACCGCCTGGGCGCCGTGACCCTCTCCGCCCAGATGCTGGAGATCACCCGCCGCCTGCTGGCTGGGGAGGCGGTGGAGCAGGCCGGCAGCGGCCTGTCCAAGCGCGAATGGCGCGAGCTGATGACGGTGCTGGGGCGGGAGGGCTGAACCCTGGCCGCCGCGCCCCGCCCGACCCGCGCGGCCGGTGCCGCGCGCGCCACGCCGCGTCCGGCCTCCCGCGCCAGCCGGGCCAGGAAGGCGGCGGGCAGCGGCGGGCGGCGCTTCCGCCTGTGGCTGGCCCTGCTGCCGCGGCATTGGCTGGCGGTGGCGGTGATCGTGGCGGTGCTGCTGGTCGGCATCCCCCTGGCTGTCGCGCTGGTGGGTGACCTGGGCGCGCTGCTGCTGCTGGTGGGAGTCGGCGGCTTCGCTCTTGGCCGGGCCACGGCGCGGCACGAAATACCCGGACGGACCCTGCGCGCGAAGGCGCCGAAACGCCGGGAAGGGGAGGCGTGATGTTCTGGTTTCTGATGCTGATGATCCTGCTGGTCTTCGGCCTGCCGCTGATGATGTTCTTTGCCGCGCTCTCCTTCGGCCTCTGGCTGGCGGGCGCGGTGCTGGGGCTGGTCTGGGCGGTGCTGACCTTCGTGTTCCATGACGCCGGCACGGCCCTGCTGGTCGTGCTCGCCCTGGCCCTCGGCTACGGCTGGGGGAAGAGGCGGCAGCAGGCATGAGCGTCCTGGTCTTCGGCTCGGCCAATGCCGACCTCGTCTTCACCACCCCCAGGCTGCCGGCCTCCGGGGAGACGGTGCTGGGTGAGGGGTGGCGCGCCCTTCCGGGCGGCAAGGGGGCCAACCAGGCCACGGCGGCGGCGCTGGCGGGTGCCGGGACCGCCTTCATCGGTGCCGTCGGCACGGATTCCCTGGCGGAGGTCGCGCTCTCCGGCATGCGGGCCGCCGGGGTGGACCTGGCGGGGCTGGCCTGGGTGGACCGGCCGACCGGCGCCGCGGCCATCTGCGTCGATGCTCTGGGCGCCAATCAGATCGCCGTCGCCTCCGGCGCCAACATGGCCGTGCGCGCCGCGCAGGTGGAGGATGCGGCGCTTGGCCCCTCCACCGTGCTGCTGCTGCAGATGGAAGTGCCGGTGGCGGAAATGGCGCCCCTGGTGGAGCGTGCCCGGAAGGCCGGCGCTCGCGTTATCCTGAACCTGGCCCCGCCCGGCCCCGTGCCGCCCGCCATGCTGGGGCAACTGGACCTGCTGATCGTCAATGAGCATGAGGCCGCCTGGCTGGCCGCCGAGGCGGGCGCCGCGCCGGATGCCATGGCGCTGCGCTCCGCCCTGGGCATCGACGTGGTCGTGACACGGGGCGAGCAGGGTGCGGAGGCCGCCACCGCCGGCGGCCTGCTGCGCCAGCCGGCCTTCCAGGCTACGGCCGTGGACACCACCGGCGCCGGCGACTGCTGGTGCGGCACCCTGGCCGCCGGGCTGGATGCCGGGATGGATCTGGCGGCCGCCATGCGGCAGGCCGCGGCCGCGGCGGCCATCGCCGTGGGACGGGAAGGGGCGGCCGCCGCCATGCCCAGCGCGGCGGAGACCGGGGCGCTGCTGGCCGCCGCCGGCTAGCCAGCGGCGCCGGCAGGTTCTATCCCGCCGCCGGTACCGCCGAGGAGAGAGCCATGATCCGCCATATCGTCTTCTTCCGCGCCCGGCGGCGCGAGGATGTGCCGGCGGTGCTGGAGGGACTCTCCATCCTCAAGACGATTCCGCATTCCACCCGCTTCGAGGTCACGCTGAACAGCAAGCTCGACCAGATCGGCAATGATGTGGACGTGGTGGTCTATGGCGAATTCGCCGATGCGGCGGCCCTGGCCGCCTTCAAGGCGCACCCGACCTACCAGGAATCCATCGACCGCGTCCGCCCGCTGCGCGACCTGCGCGTGGCCGCCGATTATGAGGTCCTGACGGAGTAAGCCAGACCTGGCCTGTTGCGAACGCGGCTCATTCTCGATATCTTCTTGAAAATAAAGGAACATTTTCGGGAATCGGCTTGCGCGCCCCGGCGCGCGGGGCAAGAAGGCGGCAGGAGGTCTGCCGTATGAGACGCCTTGAGGAACTGAGCGAAGCCGAGATTCTCGCCCTGGCCGTCGCCAGCGAGGAGGAGGATTCCCGGATCTATCGCCACTTCGCGCTGCGGCTGCGGGGCGCCTATCCCGCCTCGGCCAGGGTGTTCGAGGATATGGCGGTGGAGGAGGACGAGCACCGGCAGCGCCTGCTCGGCCTCTACGAGAAGAAGTTCGGCACGGAGCTGCCCTATATCACCCGCCAGGACGTGCGCGGCTTCATGCGCCGCAGCCCGGTCTGGCTGATGAAGGACCTGCGGATCGAGACGGTGCGGGGCCAGGCGGCGCTGATGGAGCGGCAGGCCAGCCGCTTCTATGCCCAGGCGGCCGGGCGGGTGCATGACACAGAGGTCCGCCGCCTGCTGGGCGACCTTGCCGCCAGTGAGGCCAGGCACGAGCAGCGCGCCGAGGAGCTGGAAGCCACCTACCTGACCCCCGAGGCCCGTGGCGCCGAGGATGCCGAGGCCCGCCGCGCCCTGCTGCTGCAGGTGGTGCAGCCGGGCCTCGCCGGGCTGATCGACGGCTCCATCTCCACCCTGGCGCCCATCTTCGCCGCCGCCTTCGCCACTCACCGTTCGGAGGATGCCTTCCTGGTGGGCCTCGCCGCCTCGATCGGCGCCGGCATCAGCATGGGGCTGACCGAGGCGCTATCGGACGACGGCGCGATCACCGGGCGCGGGCACCCCTGGCTGCGCGGTACCGTCTGCGGCGTCATGACGGCCCTGGGAGGGCTGGGGCACACGCTGCCCTATCTGATCACCGACTTCTGGCTGGCCACCACCATCGCCGCCCTGGTCGTGGCGGTGGAGCTTTTCGTGATCGCCTGGGTGCGCTGGCGCTACATGGAGACGCCGATCTTCTCGGCCATGGTGCAGGTGGTGCTGGGTGGCGTGCTGGTGCTGCTGGCGGGCATCTTCATCGGCAGCTCCTGAAGCGGCCCGCCAGCGCCGGGAGGGGTCAGTCCACCACGAAGCGCGGCCCGGCGGGCGCGGCGCCGCCCTGCTGCAGCTTCTCCCGCAGCCGGGCGGCGATGGCGCGGTAGGATTTCGCCTCCTCGCTCTCCGGCCGGGCGATGGAGATGGGGGTGCCGGCATCGGCCAGCTCCCGGATGGCCAGCTTCAGCGGCAGCTCGCCCAGGAATTCCACGCCCATCCGCTCCGCCTCCGCCCGCGCCCCGCCATGGCCGAAGATCTCGGTCCGGTGGTTGCAGTTGGGGCAGCAGAAGTAGGACATGTTCTCGATCAGCCCGAGCACGGGGACATTGACCTTCTCGAACATGCGGATGCCGCGGCGGGCATCGATCAGCGCCACGTCCTGGGGCGTGGAGACGATGACGGCGCCGGCCAGCGGCACGCGCTGGCTCATGGTCAGCTGCGCGTCGCCGGTGCCGGGGGGCATGTCCACCACCATCACATCCAGCTCACCCCATTCCACCTGGCCCAGCATCTGCTCCAGCGCGCCCATCACCATCGGGCCACGCCAGACCATGGGCGTCTCCTCCTCCACCAGGAAGCCGATGGACATGGCCTTCAGCCCCCAGCGGGAGAGGGGGATGATCCTGCCCTGGGTGGCACGCGGCCGCTCCCGCGTGCCGAGCATCTGGGGCAGGGAGGGGCCATAGATATCCGCGTCCAGCAGCCCGACCTTCAGCCCATCGGCGGCCAGGGAGACGGCCAGGTTCACGGCGGTGGTGGATTTGCCGACGCCACCTTTGCCGGAGGCGATGGCGACGATGGCCTTCACATCCGGCAGCAGCATCGGCCCCTGGCCCGGCGCCGGGCGGCTGGCCCGGGCGGTGCCTGGCGCGGGGCCGCCGGGCGGCGGTGCGGCATGGCCATGCCCGGCATGTTCATGCGGGGCGGGCGCGGTGCCGATGTCCCGGTGCGCGGTCAGCACGCAGGTGGCGGAAAGCACGCCCGGCACCGCCATCGCCGCCCGCTCGGCCGCCGCTCGCAGCGGTTCCAGCGACCGGGCCCGCTCACGCGGCACGGAAAGCGCGAACTGCACCAGTCCGTCCCGTGCCGAAAGGCTCTGCAACATGCCGGAGGAAACGACGTCCTTGCCGGTCTCCGGGTCGCGCACCGCGGCCAGCGCGGCGCGGATGGCCTGAATCAGAGTCTCCGACATCGCTTGAAAACCTCTTCTATCCGGACAATATCGGCCACGCCCTCGCCGCGGCGTGATGCAACCGCATTGCGCCATGGCCCGGACAGGGCGACATATGGTCTGGCCCTGTCGCCCATGCATCTGCCTGGCGCAAGCGGCTGGAAGATGAATTGCCGCGCCTGGGCTATGGTGCGGTGACACCTACGGGAGATGTGCCGGCCGATGCCCTGGAACAATAATGGTGGTTCGAACTCCGGAGGCAGCCCCTGGGGCAATCCGCGCCCAGGTGGTCCCTGGGGCCAGCCGCCGCAGGGTGGCGGCGGACGTGGCCCGGGGGGCGGCAGTGGCCCGGACCTGGATGACGCGATCCGCCAGGCGCAGGCCGCGCTACGGCGGATCCTGCCGGGCGGTGGCCGTGGCGGCAACGGCAAGTGGATCGGCCTGGGCATCGTCGCGCTGATCGCCGTCTGGGCGGCCAGCGGCATCTACCGCGTTCAGCCGGACGAGCAGGGCGTGGTGATGCGCTTCGGCGCCTTCAACCGCACCACCCAGCCCGGCCTGAACTACCGCATCCCCTGGCCGGTGGAGAGCGTGACGACGCCCCGCGTGACGCGCATCAACCGCATCGATATCGGCTTCCGCGCCCCGAATGATTCGCCCCTGCAGCGCCCGGTCTCCGCCCGGGACGTGCTGGAGGAGAGCATGATGCTGACGGGTGACGAAAACATCATCGACATCGACTTCGCGGTCTTCTGGCGCATCCGTGATGCCGGCGAATACCTGTTCAATACCCGCAGCCCCGATGCCACGGTGAAGTCGGCAGCCGAGAGTGTGATGCGTGAGGTGGTGGGCCGCACCCCCATCCAGCCGGCGCTGACCGAGGCGCGCGCGCAGATCGAGCAGGCGGTCCGCCAGGGCACGCAGTTCATCCTGGACCAGTATGGCTCGGGCATCGAGATCACGCAGATCCAGTTGCTGAAGGTCGACCCGCCGCCGGCTGTCATCGACGCCTTCCGCGACGTGCAGCGCGCCAATGCGGACCGCGAGCGCGCCCGCAACGAGGCCGAGGCCTATCGCAACGACATCATCCCCCGCGCCCGCGGTGAGGGGCAGCGCCTGATCCAGGAGGCCGAGGGCTTCAAGGAATCCCAGGTCGCCCGCGCCCGCGGTGAAGCCGCGCGCTTCCTCAGTGTGCTGTCCGCCTACCAGACCGCGCAGGACGTGACGGTGCGCCGCCTCTATCTGGAGACGATGGAGGAGATCCTGCGCCGCAACCCGAAGATCGTGGTGGATGACCGGCTCCAGGGCATCGTGCCCTATCTGCCGCTGGATGGCGGGCCCGCCCAGGGTGCCGGCAATACGCCGCGCGCCGCCCCGCCGGCGCCGCCGGGCCTGATCGACCGCCCGACCCGTCCGGCCGCCACGCCCACGCCTGCCCCGAACCAGGGAGCCGCCCGATGAACCGTATGCTCCTGCTGGCGGGCGTTGCCGTCGTGGCGGTGGCCGCCGCCGCCTCCACCCTCTTCACCGTGCAGCAGACCGAACAGGTGATGATCACCCAGTTCGGCGAGCCGATCCGCATCATCAGCACGCCGGGCCTGCACGCCAAGATCCCCTTCGTCCAGTCCGTCGTCTCCTTCGACCGGCGGCTGCTGGACTTCGATGCCCCGGGTGAGGAAATCATCCTGGGCGATCAGCGCCGGCTGATCGTGGACAGCTTCACCCGCTTCCGCATTTCCGACCCGCTGCGCTTCTTCCAGACCTCGGGCGCGCAGGAGGCGGGCATCCGGGCCCGGCTGTCCTCCATCGTCTCGTCCTCGCTGCGCCGCGTGCTGGGCAACCAGCCGCTGCTGGCCGTTCTCTCCACCGAACGGCAGAAGATCATGGACGAGATCAAGCGGCAGGTGAACGCCGAGGCCACGCAGTTCGGTATCATGGTGGAGGATGTCCGCATCCGCCGCGCCGACCTGCCGGAAGAGAATACCCAGGCCGTGCTGAACCGCATGCAGTCCGAGCGTGAGCGCGTGGCGCGTGAGGCCCGTGCCGAGGGTGCCGAGGTGGCCGCCCGCGTCCGCGCCGGCGCCGACCGCGAGCGGACGGTGCTGCTGGCTGAGAGCCAGGCGCAGTCCGATGTGCTGCGCGGCCAGGGCGAGGAGGAGGCGATCCGCATCTTCGCCGAGGCCTTCCAGCGCGACCCGCAGTTCTTCCAGTTCTGGCGCACCATGCAGTCCTACCGGGAGGCCTTCTCGGAAGGGGATGCCCGGCTGGTGCTGACGCCGGATTCGGAGTTCTTCCGCTACTTCCGCTCCAGCCAGCCGGGTGTCCCGCTGGCCGGGGTGAGCGAGCCGGTCCGGCCGACTCCCGCCGTGCCGACCCCGGTGGCGCCCCAGGCGGCTCCGGCTCCGGCTCCGGCTCCGGCTCCGGCCCCGGAGGCGACGCCGGCACCTTGATGCCGGTGCGTATCGAATTATTGCGAGGCGGGCCGCATCTCTTGCGGCCCGTGCCGAGTTGGGCTTTCTCGTGATGGTTCTCCTTCGCAACCTTGGCATTGGGCGGCGATAAGCCCATTTCCATCGCAATCTCTGTCCACGCGGCCGATACTGGTCGAAAGCGAGGTTCTGCCAATGCGTCTCGCCCCCATGATGCTGGCCGCCGCGGTGGCCGCTGCTCCGCTGGCGGCACCCCTGCCGGTGCTGGCGCAAGCGGCAGCCCAGGCACCCAGCGCCACGCCCCCCGCCGCCAGCCGGACGAGCCTGCCGGGAACCTTCGCGCCGCTGGTCCGCGGCCTGCTGCCGGCGGTGGTCAATGTCCAGACCACCCAGACCATCGGCGGCGCGCGTGCCAACCGCCCGGATGCGCCGGAGATGCCGCAGGCCCCGCCGGGCAGCCCCTTCGAGGAGCTGTTCCGCGATTTCCTGGAGCGTCAGCGCCCTGGCCAGCGTCCGGGACAGCCGCCCCGGCGCGCGCAGAGCCAGGGCTCCGGCTTCATCATTGATGCCGCAGGCATCATCGTCACCAACAACCATGTCGTGGATGGTGCCGACGAGATCAACGTCGTGCTGCAGGACAACACGACCCTGAAGGCCGAGCTGGTGGGCGTGGACCAGCGCACCGACCTGGCCGTGCTGCGCGTGAAGCCCGAGAAGCCGCTTCCCACCGTGTCCATGGGCGATTCCGACCGGGCGGAGGTCGGCGACTGGGTGTTGGCCATCGGCAATCCGCTGGGCTTCGGCGGCAGCGTCACGGCCGGCATCGTCTCGGCCCGCGGGCGCAACATCAACGCCGGCCCCTATGACGACTTCATCCAGACGGATGCGGCAATCAACCGCGGCAATTCCGGCGGCCCGCTCTTCAACCTGCAGGGCGAGGTGATCGGCATCAACACCGCCATCGTCTCCCCGTCCGGCGGCTCCATCGGCATCGGCTTCGCCATCCCGTCGAACCTGGCCAAGAACATCGTCGCGCAGCTGCGCGACAGCGGCCGCGTCCGGCGCGGCTGGATCGGTGTGAACATCCAGCAGGTGACGGACGACATCGCCGAGAGCCTGGCACTGCCGGGTGGCGCCCATGGCGCCCTGGTGGCGCGGGCCGAGGAGAGCGGCCCGGCCGCCAAGGCCGGCGTCCGCAACGGCGATGTGATCCTCAAGTTCAATGGCCAGGACATCCGGGAGATGCGCACCCTGCCGCGCATCGTGGCCGAGACGCCGGTGGGCACCGAGGTGCCCGTCACCGTCTGGCGCGGCGGCAAGGAAGAGCAGCTGAAGATGACGGTGGCTGAGCTGCCCGCCGACCAGCAGGCCGCCGCCACCGCGGCGCCCGAGCAGACCCGGCCCGGCGCGGCAATGGAGCTCTCCGGCCTCGGCATGAAGGTCTCGCCGGTCAATCCGGAGCTGCGGGAGCGCTTCAGCTTGCGTGACGATGCCCGTGGCGTGGTGGTGACCGAGGTCGCCCCGGGCAGCAGCGCCGCCGAGCGTGGCATCAGCCCTGGCGACCTGATCCTGGAGGTGCAGCAGAACCGCGTCTCCACGCCGCAGGAGGTGCGCGACCAGCTGGAGCGCCTGCGCCGGCAGAACCGCCCCAGCGCGCTGCTGCTGATCGAGACCAGCCAGGGCCAGCGCTTCGTGCCGCTGCGCCTGCGCCCGGAGAGCGGCAGCCCGGGCTGACGCACAGGCTTCGCCTGGAACGGAAAGGGGGGCCTCGGCCCCCCTTTTCTTTGGGTGCTCAGCCCAGGAATTCGGCCTTCCGATAGCCCTGGGCATAGAGCAGCGCCCGCAGATCGGCATGGTCGATCCGTGCGCGGGCGCTGGACGCGACGACCGGCTTGGCACGGAAGGCCACGCCCAGCCCTGCGGCACCCAGCATGGCCAGGTCATTGGCGCCGTCGCCCACCGCGGCGGTGGCGGAGAGCGGCAGGCCCAGCTCGGCCGCCAGCGTCTTCAGGATCGTCAGCTTGGCATCGCGGTCGAAGACCGGCTCCCGCACCAGCCCGGTCAGCGCCTTGCCATCATCCAGCAGGATATTGGCGTGATGGCTCTGGAAGCCGACCTTCTCCGCCACGCGGGCGGTGAACCAGGTGAAGCCGCCGGAGGCGATGGCGCAATGCGCGCCGTGCCCGGCCATGGTGCGGACCAGCACCTCGGCACCCGGCATCAGCTCGATCTTCGCCCAGGTCTCCTCGAGCGCGGTCAGGGCCAGGCCCCGGATCATCGCCACCCGCTCCCGCAGCGAGGTCGCGAAGTCGATCTCACCGTTCATGCTGCGCTGGGTGATGGCGGCGATCTTGTCCTGCACCCCGGCATAGGCGGCCAGTTCGTCCAGCGTCTCGGCCGTGACGATGGTGCTGTCCATATCGGCGACCAGCAGCTTCTTGCGCCGCCCCTCGGCCGGTAGCGCGATGCAGTCCACCGGCGCGCCGTCCAGCGCGGCGCGGGCGATGGCGCTGGCCTGCTCCGGCGCCAGCAGGGAGAAGGGGAGGTCCACTGCCTCGGCCTCCGCCAGCCAGTCCGGCGTGCCAACCTGCCCGCCGAGGTCTAGAAGGGCCGTGCGCAGCCGCGCGACGAGAGGCGCCTGCAGGATTCCCGGCGGCGCGATCAGGGTGAGAATATGAGACATCGGG
This genomic window from Roseomonas marmotae contains:
- the thyX gene encoding FAD-dependent thymidylate synthase is translated as MALTDAQQQELAEAKAARAETRRPTVPALEALLFEPIPLLDHGFIRVIDYMGDDSAVVQAARVSYGRGTRAVTEDRGLIRYLMRHWHSTPFEMCEIKFHVKLPIFVARQWIRHRMANVNEYSARYSIMDREFYIPAPEQLAAQSSSNRQGRGEVLEGDEAARVLHLLRQDAGTAYDHYAEMLNEDEAGAPLDPARQGLARELARMNLTLNTYTQWYWKIDLHNLMHFLRLRADAHAQYEIRVYAEAMLKVLEAWVPAVAEAFRDYRLGAVTLSAQMLEITRRLLAGEAVEQAGSGLSKREWRELMTVLGREG
- a CDS encoding PfkB family carbohydrate kinase gives rise to the protein MSVLVFGSANADLVFTTPRLPASGETVLGEGWRALPGGKGANQATAAALAGAGTAFIGAVGTDSLAEVALSGMRAAGVDLAGLAWVDRPTGAAAICVDALGANQIAVASGANMAVRAAQVEDAALGPSTVLLLQMEVPVAEMAPLVERARKAGARVILNLAPPGPVPPAMLGQLDLLIVNEHEAAWLAAEAGAAPDAMALRSALGIDVVVTRGEQGAEAATAGGLLRQPAFQATAVDTTGAGDCWCGTLAAGLDAGMDLAAAMRQAAAAAAIAVGREGAAAAMPSAAETGALLAAAG
- a CDS encoding Dabb family protein, with translation MIRHIVFFRARRREDVPAVLEGLSILKTIPHSTRFEVTLNSKLDQIGNDVDVVVYGEFADAAALAAFKAHPTYQESIDRVRPLRDLRVAADYEVLTE
- the mbfA gene encoding iron exporter MbfA; protein product: MRRLEELSEAEILALAVASEEEDSRIYRHFALRLRGAYPASARVFEDMAVEEDEHRQRLLGLYEKKFGTELPYITRQDVRGFMRRSPVWLMKDLRIETVRGQAALMERQASRFYAQAAGRVHDTEVRRLLGDLAASEARHEQRAEELEATYLTPEARGAEDAEARRALLLQVVQPGLAGLIDGSISTLAPIFAAAFATHRSEDAFLVGLAASIGAGISMGLTEALSDDGAITGRGHPWLRGTVCGVMTALGGLGHTLPYLITDFWLATTIAALVVAVELFVIAWVRWRYMETPIFSAMVQVVLGGVLVLLAGIFIGSS
- a CDS encoding Mrp/NBP35 family ATP-binding protein — its product is MSETLIQAIRAALAAVRDPETGKDVVSSGMLQSLSARDGLVQFALSVPRERARSLEPLRAAAERAAMAVPGVLSATCVLTAHRDIGTAPAPHEHAGHGHAAPPPGGPAPGTARASRPAPGQGPMLLPDVKAIVAIASGKGGVGKSTTAVNLAVSLAADGLKVGLLDADIYGPSLPQMLGTRERPRATQGRIIPLSRWGLKAMSIGFLVEEETPMVWRGPMVMGALEQMLGQVEWGELDVMVVDMPPGTGDAQLTMSQRVPLAGAVIVSTPQDVALIDARRGIRMFEKVNVPVLGLIENMSYFCCPNCNHRTEIFGHGGARAEAERMGVEFLGELPLKLAIRELADAGTPISIARPESEEAKSYRAIAARLREKLQQGGAAPAGPRFVVD
- the hflK gene encoding FtsH protease activity modulator HflK, whose protein sequence is MPWNNNGGSNSGGSPWGNPRPGGPWGQPPQGGGGRGPGGGSGPDLDDAIRQAQAALRRILPGGGRGGNGKWIGLGIVALIAVWAASGIYRVQPDEQGVVMRFGAFNRTTQPGLNYRIPWPVESVTTPRVTRINRIDIGFRAPNDSPLQRPVSARDVLEESMMLTGDENIIDIDFAVFWRIRDAGEYLFNTRSPDATVKSAAESVMREVVGRTPIQPALTEARAQIEQAVRQGTQFILDQYGSGIEITQIQLLKVDPPPAVIDAFRDVQRANADRERARNEAEAYRNDIIPRARGEGQRLIQEAEGFKESQVARARGEAARFLSVLSAYQTAQDVTVRRLYLETMEEILRRNPKIVVDDRLQGIVPYLPLDGGPAQGAGNTPRAAPPAPPGLIDRPTRPAATPTPAPNQGAAR
- the hflC gene encoding protease modulator HflC, encoding MNRMLLLAGVAVVAVAAAASTLFTVQQTEQVMITQFGEPIRIISTPGLHAKIPFVQSVVSFDRRLLDFDAPGEEIILGDQRRLIVDSFTRFRISDPLRFFQTSGAQEAGIRARLSSIVSSSLRRVLGNQPLLAVLSTERQKIMDEIKRQVNAEATQFGIMVEDVRIRRADLPEENTQAVLNRMQSERERVAREARAEGAEVAARVRAGADRERTVLLAESQAQSDVLRGQGEEEAIRIFAEAFQRDPQFFQFWRTMQSYREAFSEGDARLVLTPDSEFFRYFRSSQPGVPLAGVSEPVRPTPAVPTPVAPQAAPAPAPAPAPAPEATPAP
- a CDS encoding DegQ family serine endoprotease; translation: MRLAPMMLAAAVAAAPLAAPLPVLAQAAAQAPSATPPAASRTSLPGTFAPLVRGLLPAVVNVQTTQTIGGARANRPDAPEMPQAPPGSPFEELFRDFLERQRPGQRPGQPPRRAQSQGSGFIIDAAGIIVTNNHVVDGADEINVVLQDNTTLKAELVGVDQRTDLAVLRVKPEKPLPTVSMGDSDRAEVGDWVLAIGNPLGFGGSVTAGIVSARGRNINAGPYDDFIQTDAAINRGNSGGPLFNLQGEVIGINTAIVSPSGGSIGIGFAIPSNLAKNIVAQLRDSGRVRRGWIGVNIQQVTDDIAESLALPGGAHGALVARAEESGPAAKAGVRNGDVILKFNGQDIREMRTLPRIVAETPVGTEVPVTVWRGGKEEQLKMTVAELPADQQAAATAAPEQTRPGAAMELSGLGMKVSPVNPELRERFSLRDDARGVVVTEVAPGSSAAERGISPGDLILEVQQNRVSTPQEVRDQLERLRRQNRPSALLLIETSQGQRFVPLRLRPESGSPG
- the serB gene encoding phosphoserine phosphatase SerB, which codes for MSHILTLIAPPGILQAPLVARLRTALLDLGGQVGTPDWLAEAEAVDLPFSLLAPEQASAIARAALDGAPVDCIALPAEGRRKKLLVADMDSTIVTAETLDELAAYAGVQDKIAAITQRSMNGEIDFATSLRERVAMIRGLALTALEETWAKIELMPGAEVLVRTMAGHGAHCAIASGGFTWFTARVAEKVGFQSHHANILLDDGKALTGLVREPVFDRDAKLTILKTLAAELGLPLSATAAVGDGANDLAMLGAAGLGVAFRAKPVVASSARARIDHADLRALLYAQGYRKAEFLG